A genomic segment from Candidatus Hydrogenedentota bacterium encodes:
- a CDS encoding Gfo/Idh/MocA family oxidoreductase: protein MQPTRRSFLRSTASAVLVGGMMATGRVFGANDRIPVAVIGLRGRGRRHLSVEESDPANRAGFNGRGTNDVGSDVVAVCDVDERVLEARLAQCKADFGKAPKVYRDMRDLFADGGVAAVSVATPNHWHALAAVWACQAGKDVFVEKPLSHTFWEGEQVVAAAKQYNRIVQHGTQSRAHVNWVRLMQRVRAGAIGEVYLARGLCFKGRGPIGFAENTEPPKQLNWDLWQGPADARPYCDNYVPYNWHWFWNYGNGDIGNQGVHQMDLAVWGLGVTELPVRVSSHGGRYGYEDQGETPNTQGAAFTYADGRTLEFAVRGLYTNDEGGQTVGNLLYGSRGFAAGDRLYRMPGNEIPDEGEAEEEILVDGNQYRAFLKAVRSRDEKYIAGTAAQGHLSCAHIHLANIAYRLQRSLNIDPKSGAILGDDEANALLTRPYRDAFTMPDLAV, encoded by the coding sequence ATGCAGCCCACCCGACGAAGTTTCCTCCGATCCACCGCCTCCGCCGTCCTGGTGGGCGGCATGATGGCCACCGGCCGTGTCTTCGGCGCGAATGACCGGATCCCGGTGGCGGTGATCGGGCTACGCGGTCGCGGTCGCCGGCACCTGAGCGTCGAGGAATCCGATCCGGCGAACCGCGCGGGCTTCAATGGCCGGGGGACCAACGATGTGGGGTCGGACGTGGTGGCGGTGTGCGACGTGGACGAGCGCGTACTGGAGGCGCGCCTCGCCCAGTGCAAGGCGGACTTCGGGAAAGCGCCGAAGGTCTACCGCGACATGCGGGACCTCTTCGCGGACGGCGGCGTGGCGGCGGTGTCGGTGGCGACGCCGAACCACTGGCACGCGCTGGCGGCGGTGTGGGCGTGCCAGGCGGGGAAGGATGTCTTCGTGGAGAAGCCCCTCTCCCATACCTTCTGGGAAGGCGAGCAGGTCGTGGCGGCGGCGAAGCAGTACAACCGCATTGTCCAACACGGTACGCAGAGCCGCGCGCACGTGAACTGGGTGCGGCTGATGCAGCGGGTGCGCGCCGGGGCGATTGGCGAGGTGTACCTGGCGCGGGGCCTGTGCTTCAAGGGGCGTGGGCCGATCGGCTTCGCGGAAAATACGGAACCGCCGAAGCAACTGAACTGGGACCTGTGGCAGGGCCCGGCGGACGCGCGTCCCTATTGCGACAACTACGTGCCCTACAACTGGCACTGGTTCTGGAATTACGGCAACGGCGACATCGGCAACCAGGGGGTGCACCAGATGGACCTGGCGGTGTGGGGGCTGGGCGTGACGGAATTGCCGGTGCGCGTGTCGAGCCACGGCGGCCGCTACGGCTACGAGGACCAGGGCGAGACCCCGAACACGCAGGGCGCGGCGTTTACGTATGCCGACGGGCGCACGCTGGAGTTCGCGGTGCGCGGGCTCTACACCAACGACGAAGGCGGCCAGACCGTGGGCAACCTGCTCTACGGCTCCAGGGGCTTCGCGGCGGGCGACAGACTCTACCGCATGCCCGGAAATGAAATCCCGGACGAAGGCGAGGCCGAAGAGGAAATTCTCGTCGACGGCAACCAGTACCGCGCCTTCCTGAAGGCGGTGCGCTCGCGCGACGAGAAGTACATCGCGGGGACGGCGGCACAGGGCCACCTCTCGTGCGCGCATATCCACCTGGCCAACATCGCCTACCGGCTCCAGCGCTCGCTCAACATCGACCCGAAGTCAGGCGCCATCCTTGGCGACGACGAGGCGAACGCCCTGCTGACCCGACCGTATCGTGACGCCTTCACCATGCCGGATCTGGCGGTATGA
- a CDS encoding NAD(P)-dependent oxidoreductase produces the protein MLSFPATIDTVETLEELLSRPTPAVIEMMGRLEGDILFLGAGGKMGPTMARMARRAADEAGGTRRILAASRFSDAAAEASLQAVGVETIHCDLLDPAQVAELPTAPNVVFMTGMKFGSTGQAAMTWAMNTWLPSLVCQQFPESRIAAFSTGNVYGLTPLSLGGSLETDELHPAGEYAMSAVGRERIFEYFAAEKGIPTSLIRLNYACELRYGVLVDVARRVWDGEPVDVSMGALNTIWQGDANAMSLLAIEHAASPAWAVNVAGPELVSVRRAAETFGRLMDREPAIVGEEAPDALLSNGQRGHLLFGYPSVPLSQMLSWIADWIMRGGASLNKPTHFENRKGNF, from the coding sequence ATGCTTTCGTTCCCCGCCACCATCGACACCGTAGAAACCCTGGAGGAGCTCTTGAGCCGCCCGACGCCGGCGGTGATCGAGATGATGGGCCGGCTGGAGGGGGATATTCTCTTTCTGGGCGCGGGCGGGAAGATGGGGCCGACGATGGCGCGGATGGCGCGGCGGGCGGCGGACGAAGCGGGTGGCACGCGTCGAATCCTGGCGGCGTCCCGCTTCAGCGACGCGGCCGCGGAGGCGTCGCTCCAGGCGGTGGGCGTGGAGACGATCCACTGCGACCTGCTGGATCCCGCGCAGGTGGCGGAATTGCCCACGGCGCCGAATGTCGTGTTCATGACCGGCATGAAGTTCGGATCCACGGGCCAGGCCGCCATGACCTGGGCGATGAACACGTGGCTGCCTTCGCTGGTGTGCCAGCAATTTCCCGAGAGCCGGATCGCGGCCTTTTCCACGGGCAATGTATACGGCCTGACGCCGCTTTCGCTCGGCGGATCGCTGGAGACGGATGAATTGCATCCGGCGGGCGAATACGCCATGAGCGCGGTGGGCCGCGAGCGCATTTTCGAGTACTTCGCGGCGGAGAAGGGCATTCCCACGAGCCTGATCCGGCTGAACTACGCCTGCGAGCTGCGCTACGGCGTGCTCGTGGACGTGGCGCGACGGGTATGGGATGGCGAGCCGGTGGACGTGTCCATGGGCGCGTTGAACACGATCTGGCAGGGCGACGCGAACGCGATGTCACTGCTGGCGATCGAGCACGCGGCGAGCCCGGCGTGGGCCGTGAACGTGGCCGGCCCGGAACTGGTGAGTGTACGGCGCGCGGCGGAGACCTTCGGCCGCCTGATGGATCGCGAACCGGCCATCGTCGGGGAGGAGGCGCCGGACGCGCTCCTGAGCAATGGCCAGCGCGGCCACCTGCTCTTCGGCTACCCCTCGGTTCCGCTGAGCCAGATGTTGAGCTGGATTGCGGACTGGATCATGCGCGGCGGCGCGAGCCTGAACAAGCCGACGCATTTCGAGAACCGGAAAGGGAATTTCTGA
- a CDS encoding vanadium-dependent haloperoxidase, translated as MRSVYCPIRHAIIAACAVLFLSLSGCPLPGDRAADLNDIAQTWMRLALDATRAKDQGPTVQARKLWHVSATMYEAWAAYDPTASGYFTGTRLKPRVGDPAIENVAETLSHALYPVLREGFIALADEPRGSAGHAAYAAFKQQMIALGYFTPAGFPVNSPAQALGVEIAEAALDFCAADGANEPDGYVDTTGYVPANPPLEMDGPMPAALDVNYWQPIRLPSGDVQSFLTPHWCFVTPFALPPYREDALRIDPGPPYRYGSDTEAKFIADFMEVVRYGAALDPETGAGRDWVNISPGARGNNPFPEDSGTGHAENPHTGAPYADNYVRRGDYYRAQAAFLDGNRFNMPGPWWFQIATDVLSGSGLVDRPPANKPARHDLAYDVKLYFALGGAMHDTAIAVWDVKRHYDWVRPITAIRWLGERNLLPLEPGVVEIIAPGDPLAGPDRENVGRQKVMGWRGPHAGVGWILPERWIPYQHPDFVTPPFSAYTSGHAAFGWAFKEVMEAMTGDRFAPGGLMAWEVSELPFDAPLEAPIRLQWATYQDIADDSGLGRLMCGVHPAIDTAGSRPIGRTCGEAAVEEARAYFAGARGGV; from the coding sequence TTGCGAAGCGTATATTGCCCGATCCGTCACGCCATCATCGCCGCCTGCGCGGTGCTGTTCCTTTCCCTGTCCGGTTGTCCGCTGCCCGGAGATCGCGCCGCAGATCTGAATGATATCGCCCAGACGTGGATGCGGCTGGCGCTGGATGCGACGCGCGCGAAGGATCAGGGGCCGACGGTGCAGGCGCGGAAGCTCTGGCACGTGAGCGCGACGATGTATGAGGCGTGGGCCGCCTACGACCCAACCGCTTCCGGCTATTTCACGGGTACGCGACTCAAACCGCGCGTGGGCGACCCGGCGATCGAGAACGTGGCGGAGACGCTGAGCCACGCGCTGTACCCGGTGCTGCGCGAGGGCTTCATCGCGCTGGCGGACGAGCCGCGCGGGTCGGCGGGCCACGCGGCCTATGCGGCCTTCAAACAGCAGATGATCGCCCTGGGCTACTTCACGCCTGCGGGCTTTCCCGTGAACTCGCCCGCGCAGGCGCTGGGCGTGGAAATCGCCGAAGCAGCGCTGGACTTTTGCGCGGCGGACGGCGCGAACGAGCCGGACGGCTACGTGGACACAACGGGCTACGTGCCGGCGAATCCACCGCTCGAAATGGACGGCCCCATGCCCGCCGCGCTCGACGTGAACTACTGGCAGCCCATTCGCCTGCCGTCGGGCGATGTACAGTCCTTCCTGACGCCGCACTGGTGTTTCGTGACGCCCTTCGCGCTGCCCCCGTACCGGGAGGACGCGCTCCGCATCGATCCCGGCCCGCCCTACCGTTACGGAAGCGATACGGAGGCGAAATTCATCGCGGACTTCATGGAGGTGGTGCGCTATGGCGCGGCGCTCGACCCGGAGACGGGCGCGGGGCGGGATTGGGTCAACATTTCACCCGGCGCGCGCGGGAACAACCCCTTTCCCGAGGACAGCGGCACGGGCCACGCGGAGAATCCGCATACCGGCGCGCCGTATGCGGACAATTATGTCCGGCGGGGCGACTACTACCGCGCGCAGGCGGCCTTCCTCGACGGCAACCGCTTCAACATGCCGGGGCCGTGGTGGTTTCAGATCGCGACCGATGTGCTTTCCGGATCGGGGCTGGTGGACCGTCCGCCCGCGAACAAGCCTGCGCGCCACGACCTGGCCTATGACGTAAAGCTCTATTTCGCGCTGGGCGGCGCGATGCACGACACGGCGATCGCGGTGTGGGATGTAAAGCGCCACTACGACTGGGTTCGCCCGATTACGGCAATCCGCTGGCTGGGCGAACGCAATCTGCTGCCGTTGGAGCCGGGCGTGGTCGAGATCATCGCGCCGGGCGACCCGCTGGCGGGCCCGGACCGCGAGAACGTGGGCCGCCAGAAGGTGATGGGCTGGCGCGGGCCACACGCCGGGGTGGGTTGGATCCTGCCTGAGCGCTGGATCCCCTACCAGCATCCGGACTTTGTGACGCCTCCCTTTTCGGCCTACACCTCCGGCCACGCCGCTTTCGGCTGGGCCTTCAAGGAAGTGATGGAAGCCATGACCGGGGACCGTTTTGCGCCCGGCGGGCTGATGGCGTGGGAGGTGTCCGAACTACCCTTCGACGCGCCGCTGGAGGCCCCGATCCGCCTGCAGTGGGCGACCTACCAGGACATCGCGGACGACAGCGGGCTCGGCCGCCTGATGTGCGGCGTGCATCCGGCGATCGACACGGCGGGGAGCCGCCCGATCGGCCGCACGTGCGGCGAGGCGGCGGTGGAAGAAGCCCGAGCGTACTTCGCGGGCGCGCGCGGCGGTGTGTAG
- a CDS encoding Gfo/Idh/MocA family oxidoreductase, with protein MANYLSRRTFLKATAAAPLILAGRAGSQPAPSEQITLGFIGTGGHGVGWNLKYFSQIPEVRVLAVCDVFQDRRESAKARVDAHHGNADCAMYNDFRELLARDDVDAVVISTPDHWHVLMSVMAARAGKDVFCEKPTLTIEEGQALVRVFRETGRIFQGGIEDRSVAVYHRMAELVRNGALGKLERIRVALPPGDAFPKEESAPVPEGLDYDLWLGPAPYAPYSPTRLEPQQWRNIFDYSGGKFTDWGAHLMDTAQVALFEEHGGPVEVEGVGDFPVDCMADAATTYELNYRYANGVTMEVKSDGAGIGFYGSEGWIRSNGWRAAMESSSEEIAQHVFPPDANKMYPLPPGEHQAFIDGVKSRAMPYYSPADIHRLSSAMHIGNIAMRLGRKLQWDPAAEEFPGDAEANAMRGRPMRAPWTLDA; from the coding sequence ATGGCAAATTACCTTTCCCGCCGCACATTTCTGAAGGCAACCGCGGCCGCCCCGCTGATCCTGGCGGGCCGGGCGGGAAGCCAGCCCGCGCCGAGCGAGCAGATCACGCTCGGGTTCATCGGCACGGGCGGGCATGGCGTCGGCTGGAACCTGAAGTATTTCAGCCAGATTCCCGAGGTGCGCGTGCTGGCGGTGTGCGATGTATTCCAGGATCGTCGGGAATCCGCGAAGGCGCGGGTCGACGCGCACCACGGCAATGCGGACTGCGCGATGTACAACGATTTCCGCGAGTTGCTGGCGCGCGACGATGTTGACGCGGTGGTGATTTCGACGCCGGATCACTGGCACGTGCTCATGTCGGTGATGGCGGCGCGCGCGGGGAAGGATGTCTTCTGCGAAAAGCCGACACTGACCATCGAGGAGGGGCAGGCGCTGGTGCGTGTGTTTCGCGAGACGGGCCGCATCTTCCAGGGCGGCATCGAGGACCGTTCCGTGGCGGTGTACCACCGCATGGCGGAGCTCGTGCGCAATGGCGCGCTGGGCAAGCTGGAGCGCATTCGCGTGGCGCTGCCGCCGGGCGACGCCTTCCCGAAGGAGGAGTCCGCGCCCGTGCCGGAGGGGCTCGACTACGACCTGTGGCTCGGGCCCGCGCCGTACGCGCCCTACTCGCCCACGCGCCTCGAACCGCAGCAGTGGCGGAACATCTTTGACTACTCCGGCGGCAAGTTCACCGATTGGGGCGCGCACCTGATGGACACGGCGCAAGTTGCTCTCTTCGAGGAGCACGGCGGCCCGGTGGAGGTCGAGGGCGTCGGCGACTTCCCGGTGGATTGCATGGCGGACGCGGCGACGACCTACGAATTGAACTACCGCTACGCGAACGGCGTGACAATGGAGGTGAAGTCGGACGGCGCGGGCATCGGCTTCTACGGCAGCGAGGGCTGGATCCGGAGCAACGGGTGGCGCGCGGCGATGGAGTCGAGCAGCGAGGAAATCGCGCAACACGTTTTCCCTCCGGACGCCAACAAGATGTACCCCCTGCCCCCTGGCGAGCACCAGGCCTTTATTGACGGCGTGAAATCGCGGGCGATGCCGTATTACAGCCCGGCGGACATCCACCGGCTGAGTTCGGCGATGCACATCGGCAATATCGCGATGCGCCTGGGCCGAAAGCTTCAGTGGGATCCCGCCGCGGAGGAATTCCCGGGGGACGCGGAAGCCAATGCGATGCGCGGGCGCCCCATGCGCGCGCCGTGGACGCTGGACGCCTGA
- a CDS encoding PQQ-like beta-propeller repeat protein encodes MPSTKTIIGCAASCLAVAALAAQAPALPDPTVEWTVETPGISGSPVAYPAENPDSVVSSSGGRAVRISGAGEVIFAVEFGPEASRGGVMEPSVADLDGDGVDEIITGHNDGLIVALRGADGRVLWEYDLGTSLDVWRMPITADLDGDGAAEVIAANMDGWIACLNGDGSLRWRSKIEEYRLSTPAVGDINNDGRPEIVYGTATRHVIALDADGRLLWDRFHPPLHMGRTKPVIADLDGDGAAEVYTMSSMIGEGIGLLCLNGADGAVKWEGATWHKAYHGLSVARLADGSLGVLACDKGGNLGAYGADGVLRWRTQVLGQGIWTPPVQADVDGDGRLEILFTQRNTSLDGEGHSWYVLDDGGAVIGAYGGGNGFHSPLVADIDGDGVLEVVIAFGEGRIVCHSFGGAAKEGAVVAADWRGPAYRARAGAQDRKTETYGEALELATLKSDPHLGLNPIEVTIPDGIAANAVEISAQPADGPVWRRVYRAEHGEKAIQGRWPVVSKGPQTLTLTLLDTRTGAALGSQEIAINLERPEEPISVARAEAMKVLEPGNGETITASQMGTLAMLSGQREKLRYEFDHLRLKTLGLNRKSAGVQDEAFREIDAYLQEVDNSVRLASLVRKVWSSGRGASLIMWQDDNPWDNIPPKNALPDSGGPLTARTWAFGREIESVAINALNLTSKGMTLRFEPGQIYRAGEEQALGPAGDVATLMRAVWLPSRFGEVVPDMLPELGAGSLLDIAPGEVSQLWINLNTHDLEPGSYELRWPVHTLDQPPAEQTLTVALEVSSVRLPEKSRFLTGYWSKNRIGDFSTVANLNEHLQTLWYQLPLPAAEADASGNLSGALDWSAHDAILSEARQVDMILYSGPPVPRFPEGVEVTTELRRAGQRAYFQAMVDHLAEFGLGPEHFCFYVEDEPGLRGTIEHYMERARENREIDPRIQNYANPWGGITIENIREMAPVTDVWQPGMETIEFLGPEYVEAMRAPGERIAMYTPPGNCRVLRPLGFYRAQPWQAFHWGIEGGGWWVYYQGDDLFATDPNKEPAYAAVHFDGRALVNSRRWEAQRDGIEDFNAITMLSELAEVRNDAAAKAVLKEAVDYVAGETITGMPREAADYDMDFARFSELRSKIRLELERLWP; translated from the coding sequence ATGCCGTCAACGAAAACAATTATTGGCTGCGCCGCAAGCTGCTTGGCGGTCGCCGCCCTCGCGGCGCAGGCCCCCGCCCTACCCGACCCCACGGTCGAGTGGACGGTGGAGACGCCGGGCATCTCGGGATCGCCGGTGGCCTATCCAGCGGAGAACCCCGACAGCGTGGTAAGTTCCTCGGGCGGGCGGGCCGTTCGCATCAGCGGCGCGGGCGAAGTGATCTTCGCGGTCGAGTTCGGCCCCGAAGCCTCTCGGGGCGGCGTGATGGAGCCGAGCGTGGCGGATCTGGACGGCGACGGAGTGGACGAGATCATCACCGGCCACAACGACGGGCTCATTGTGGCCTTGCGGGGCGCGGATGGCCGCGTCTTGTGGGAATACGACCTGGGCACGTCGCTGGACGTATGGCGGATGCCGATCACCGCGGATCTCGATGGCGACGGGGCGGCCGAGGTGATCGCAGCGAACATGGACGGCTGGATCGCGTGTCTCAATGGCGACGGCAGCCTCCGCTGGCGCAGCAAGATCGAGGAATACCGGCTGTCGACGCCCGCCGTGGGCGACATCAACAACGACGGGCGCCCGGAAATCGTGTATGGCACGGCCACCCGCCACGTGATCGCGCTCGACGCGGACGGCCGCCTGCTCTGGGACCGCTTTCACCCGCCGCTGCACATGGGCCGGACGAAACCCGTGATCGCGGACCTGGACGGGGATGGCGCGGCCGAGGTATACACGATGTCGTCGATGATCGGCGAGGGCATCGGGCTGTTGTGTTTGAACGGCGCGGACGGCGCGGTGAAATGGGAAGGGGCCACGTGGCACAAGGCCTACCACGGCCTCAGCGTCGCGCGACTGGCGGACGGAAGCCTGGGCGTGCTCGCCTGCGACAAGGGCGGCAATCTGGGGGCCTACGGCGCGGATGGCGTGCTGCGCTGGCGCACGCAGGTGCTCGGGCAGGGTATCTGGACGCCGCCGGTGCAGGCGGACGTGGATGGCGACGGCCGTCTGGAGATCCTGTTCACGCAGCGGAATACCTCGCTGGACGGCGAGGGGCACTCCTGGTATGTGCTGGACGACGGCGGGGCGGTGATCGGCGCCTATGGCGGCGGCAACGGCTTCCATTCGCCCCTGGTGGCGGATATCGACGGCGATGGGGTCCTGGAAGTGGTGATCGCGTTCGGAGAAGGCCGGATCGTGTGCCACAGCTTCGGCGGCGCGGCGAAGGAGGGCGCGGTGGTCGCCGCGGACTGGCGGGGGCCCGCGTACAGAGCCCGTGCGGGCGCGCAGGATCGGAAAACCGAGACATATGGAGAGGCGCTGGAACTGGCGACACTGAAATCCGATCCCCATCTCGGCTTGAATCCGATTGAAGTAACGATTCCCGACGGCATCGCGGCAAACGCCGTGGAAATCAGTGCGCAACCGGCGGATGGCCCTGTCTGGCGGCGCGTATACCGGGCGGAGCACGGCGAAAAGGCGATTCAAGGCCGGTGGCCGGTCGTCTCGAAAGGACCCCAGACGCTGACGCTGACGCTGCTCGATACCCGGACGGGCGCGGCGTTGGGAAGCCAGGAGATTGCGATCAACCTGGAGCGCCCCGAAGAGCCCATTTCTGTCGCGCGCGCCGAAGCCATGAAAGTCCTGGAGCCGGGGAACGGCGAGACCATTACAGCCAGTCAGATGGGTACCCTGGCCATGCTTTCGGGACAGCGGGAGAAGCTTCGCTACGAATTTGACCATCTCCGGCTAAAGACGCTCGGTCTAAATCGCAAATCGGCGGGCGTACAGGACGAGGCGTTTCGAGAAATCGATGCCTATCTGCAAGAAGTTGACAATAGCGTCCGGCTTGCATCGCTGGTTCGCAAGGTGTGGTCTTCCGGCCGCGGCGCATCGTTGATTATGTGGCAAGACGACAATCCCTGGGACAACATACCGCCCAAAAACGCGCTACCCGATTCGGGCGGGCCGCTCACCGCGCGGACGTGGGCCTTCGGGCGGGAAATCGAATCTGTCGCCATAAACGCCCTCAACCTCACCAGCAAAGGCATGACCCTGCGCTTTGAGCCGGGGCAGATCTACCGCGCCGGCGAGGAGCAAGCCCTGGGACCGGCGGGGGATGTGGCGACGTTGATGCGCGCGGTTTGGCTCCCGAGCCGCTTCGGCGAAGTCGTGCCGGATATGCTCCCGGAGCTCGGCGCCGGTTCCCTGCTCGACATCGCGCCGGGCGAGGTGAGCCAGCTCTGGATTAATCTCAACACCCACGATCTGGAGCCGGGTTCCTATGAACTCCGCTGGCCGGTCCACACGCTCGATCAGCCCCCCGCGGAGCAAACACTGACTGTGGCGCTGGAGGTATCGTCCGTGCGGCTGCCGGAAAAGAGCCGCTTCCTCACGGGCTACTGGTCGAAGAACCGCATCGGTGATTTCAGCACGGTGGCGAACCTGAACGAACACCTGCAAACGCTGTGGTACCAGCTGCCGCTGCCCGCCGCGGAGGCGGATGCGTCCGGGAATCTGTCTGGCGCGCTGGACTGGAGCGCGCACGACGCGATTTTGTCGGAGGCGCGGCAGGTGGACATGATTCTATACAGCGGCCCGCCGGTTCCCCGTTTTCCGGAGGGGGTCGAGGTGACCACGGAATTACGCCGCGCGGGTCAGCGCGCCTATTTTCAGGCGATGGTGGATCACCTGGCGGAATTCGGGCTCGGGCCCGAGCATTTTTGCTTCTACGTGGAGGACGAGCCGGGCCTGCGCGGAACGATAGAACACTACATGGAGCGCGCGCGGGAGAACCGGGAGATCGACCCGCGCATCCAGAACTACGCCAATCCCTGGGGCGGCATCACCATCGAGAATATCCGGGAGATGGCCCCGGTGACGGATGTGTGGCAGCCGGGCATGGAGACGATCGAGTTTCTCGGGCCGGAATATGTGGAGGCGATGCGCGCGCCGGGCGAGCGCATCGCGATGTACACGCCGCCGGGGAACTGCCGCGTCCTGCGCCCGCTGGGCTTCTACCGCGCGCAGCCGTGGCAGGCCTTTCACTGGGGCATCGAGGGCGGAGGCTGGTGGGTGTACTACCAGGGTGACGACCTCTTCGCGACGGACCCGAACAAGGAGCCCGCCTATGCCGCCGTTCACTTCGACGGTCGCGCGCTGGTGAACAGCCGCCGCTGGGAAGCGCAGCGCGACGGCATCGAGGATTTCAACGCGATCACCATGCTCTCCGAACTGGCCGAGGTGAGGAACGACGCCGCGGCGAAGGCGGTGCTGAAGGAGGCGGTGGACTACGTCGCGGGAGAGACCATCACCGGCATGCCGCGCGAAGCGGCGGATTACGATATGGACTTCGCGCGGTTCAGCGAATTGCGCTCAAAGATCCGGCTCGAGCTGGAGCGGTTATGGCCGTGA
- a CDS encoding dihydrodipicolinate synthase family protein, with translation MPERLRAVLDQGVVIPAHPLALTAERKIDERRQRALTRYYIDAGAGGVAVGVHTTQFAIRDPKVGLFEPVLYLAAEELNRAEDQGKPHLIRIGGICGNTMQALKEARLLRDLGYDAGLLSLAALEDADVRGLLAHCREVAEVLPVIGFYLQPSVGGRALPYAFWRGFAEIPGVVAIKIAPFNRYQTLDVVRAVVDAGRDDIALYTGNDDNIVADLVTPFRLKRRGETVERRIVGGLLGHWSVWTRRAVELLKQCHEEIANGEGIPASLLARGVAVTDSNAAFFDAANGFAGCIAGLHEVLRRQGLLEGIWCLDPEEGLSPGQMEEIDRVYAQYPDLNDDEFVHAHRDEWLRG, from the coding sequence ATGCCGGAGCGGTTGCGCGCCGTACTCGATCAGGGTGTTGTCATTCCGGCGCACCCGCTGGCCTTGACGGCGGAGCGCAAGATCGACGAGCGACGCCAGCGCGCGCTGACGCGGTATTACATCGACGCGGGCGCGGGCGGCGTGGCCGTGGGCGTGCATACGACGCAATTCGCGATCCGCGATCCGAAGGTTGGCCTTTTTGAACCCGTGCTCTACCTGGCGGCGGAGGAATTGAACCGCGCGGAGGACCAGGGAAAGCCGCACCTGATCCGGATCGGCGGGATCTGCGGGAACACCATGCAGGCGCTGAAAGAAGCCCGGCTGCTGCGCGACCTGGGCTACGACGCGGGCCTGCTGAGCCTGGCGGCGCTGGAGGATGCGGACGTAAGGGGGCTGCTGGCGCATTGCCGCGAGGTGGCGGAGGTGCTCCCCGTGATCGGGTTTTACCTGCAGCCGTCGGTGGGCGGGCGGGCGCTCCCCTACGCCTTCTGGCGCGGCTTCGCGGAGATCCCCGGCGTGGTGGCGATCAAGATTGCGCCCTTCAACCGCTACCAGACGCTCGATGTCGTGCGCGCGGTGGTGGACGCGGGCCGCGACGACATCGCGCTGTACACCGGCAACGACGACAATATCGTGGCGGATCTGGTTACCCCGTTCCGCCTGAAGCGGCGCGGCGAAACGGTGGAGCGCCGGATCGTCGGGGGCCTCCTGGGGCACTGGTCGGTGTGGACGCGCCGCGCTGTGGAACTGCTGAAGCAATGCCATGAGGAGATCGCCAACGGCGAGGGCATTCCCGCGTCGCTGCTGGCCCGGGGCGTCGCGGTCACCGATTCGAACGCGGCTTTTTTTGACGCCGCGAATGGCTTTGCGGGCTGCATCGCCGGCCTGCACGAGGTATTGCGGCGGCAGGGGCTGCTGGAAGGGATCTGGTGCCTGGATCCCGAAGAGGGCCTGAGCCCGGGGCAGATGGAAGAAATTGATCGGGTCTACGCGCAGTACCCCGATCTGAACGATGACGAGTTTGTACATGCGCACCGCGACGAATGGCTGCGCGGATGA